Genomic DNA from Mycolicibacterium helvum:
CGAACCCAGCCGGCCCGTATTCCGGCCGTGCCCGGATCGAACTCGGCGACACAGTGACCGCCCACCCGCAACAGCTCGCTGGCCCGCCGCAGGATCCGGCGTGGGTCGCCGGCCAGGCCGACGTTGCCGTCGGCGAGCAGCACCGTCTGCCAACGACCGGTGCCGGGCAGCGGCTCGAACACATCACGCAGCAGGGCGGGGGCGCCGCTGCGCCGCGCCAGGCGAACCGCCGTCGCCGACTGATCCACCCCGAGAGCGGGAATTCCGCGGTGGATCAGATCGGCCACCAACCGCCCTGGGCCACAACCCAAGTCGATCGTCGGCCCGTCACACAGCGCCACAACCGCCGCGTCGAACACGGCGTCCGCGCCGTGGCCACCCAGCCAGCTGCGGACCGGAAGACGATGTACCCGGCCGTCGTCGTGGCGCAACCAACATCGCTCGCCGGTCAATGCCCTGTCGTAGAGCTGTCCCAACATTTCAGACCCCTTGGGTGGCTAGAGCGAACCGGCTCGATGCCGGGCATGCCGCGCGGACTGGCGGGATGTCGTCGACGATGTCGACGTCGTGGAGT
This window encodes:
- a CDS encoding methyltransferase domain-containing protein, coding for MLGQLYDRALTGERCWLRHDDGRVHRLPVRSWLGGHGADAVFDAAVVALCDGPTIDLGCGPGRLVADLIHRGIPALGVDQSATAVRLARRSGAPALLRDVFEPLPGTGRWQTVLLADGNVGLAGDPRRILRRASELLRVGGHCVAEFDPGTAGIRAGWVRLESSRTVGPWFRWASVGVDCAAGLAAEVGLALVGFHPIGERVVATLALA